One Nostoc sp. CENA543 genomic window, ATCAATGGGGTAATCAATTATGGATGGAGCCAGGCGCGAAAGTCGTCCAAGATAGAGCCTATAACGTCATTATTGATGTTGTCCGTCGTTATGATATAGATGGTGTCCACCTGGATGATTATTTTTATCCCTATCCCATCCAAGGTCAATCTTTCCCCGATGATAAAACTTACGCTGCCTATAAATCCACAGGTGGCAAACTCAGTTTAGAAGACTGGCGACGAGAAAACGTCAATCAAATGGTGCTGCGCCTCTCCCAAGGAATTAAAGCCACCAAATCCTATGTCAAATTTGGTATTAGTCCCTTCGGAATTTATCGTCCTGGACAACCACCGGGAATTAGTGGCTTAGATGCTTACAATGTCTTATATGCTGATGCTAAAAAATGGTTAGAACAAGGTTGGATTGATTATATCGCCCCCCAACTTTATTGGCGTACAGACCAGGTTAAACAAAGCTACTCTGCACTACTGCAATGGTGGACAGAAATCAATCCCCAGCGACGACATATTTACACAGGTAACAACATCTCACTATTAGACGGTAAAGTTTGGAAAGATGAAGAGATAGACAAGCAAGTCAAAATTAGCCGCAACTTAGTCAAAAATTTATCCTTGGGCAATATCTTCTTCAGTATGAGTTCGATTACGGACAATCGCCAAGGTATTGCTGACAAATTTAAAGATTCACTTTATGCTACACCTGCCATAGTACCTGCCATGTCTTGGCAAAATCAAGCTCCACCGCCCCCACCCAAAGACCTACAATTCAATAACGGTAGACTCAATTGGCAACCAGGAGATAATCAACCTGTACGCTCATGGACACTATACCGTCAAAGTGGGGATACCTGGACACTGCAAAGAATCTTGTCGGCGGGAACAACTTTTGCTACTGTGCAACCAGGAACTTATGCTGTGTGTGCAGTGGATAGATTAGCTAATGAAAGTGAGGGTGTAGTTATCACAGTAAGTTAATCTATAAGTTTGTAGTAAGCATTTTAGTCATAGAAAAATCAGCACTAAAGTGCTTACTACTAACCTAATTAACTTTCTCGCTATGCAGTTTTTGAAGCAAATCCGGCGTTTACCGAAAATTATTTATTTATTCATAGCTTTGGCGATCGCGCTTGTAATTAGCGGGTTATTCTTAATTAATTTAGAATCAGATGTTATAGAAATTAGCAGTATAGAGTTTATTGGAGAAGCTACATTACCAAAAGGTTTATCCTTCCAAAAAACTCCAGTCGGTGGTTTATCTGGTATTACTTATGATCCTAAAACTGACCTTTACTATGCTATCTCTGATGATCGGGGACAAAAAGCACCAGCCCGATTTTACACTTTTAAAATCGATTTAAATCAAGGTCGTCTACAAGATAATAGTGTGAAAACGGTGGGTGTCACCACATTATTGAATAATCAGAATCAACCCTTTGCTTCAGGTACAACAGATACGGAAGGGATTGCTGTCACTCAAGATGAAACAGTATACATTTCTTCTGAAGGTGATGTAGAACAATCAATTCCACCATTTATTCAAGAATTTGACCTAGCTACCGGTAAAGTCCAGCGAAGTCTACCCATACCAACCAAATTTTTACCTAATAAAAAGAGTCAGCAAGGGATACGTAATAATTTAGCTTTTGAAAGTCTCACTATTACACCTAACAATAAATATTTATTTACAGCTACAGAAAATGCCCTGATTCAAGATGGTGTCATAGCTGCACCGAATATTGGTACACCTTGCCGAATTTTGCAATACAATCTTGCTAACGGACAACCCCAACAAGAGTTTCTTTATCAAACAGAACCTGTAACATCATTTTTTAATCCTACAGGTAGATTTGTTAGCGGATTACCAGATTTACTCGCCTTAGATAATCACAATCATTTTCTCAGTATAGAACGTTCTTTTACTGGTTTAGGGTTTACTGTTTTCTTATTTCAAGTCTCTTTAACAACAGCCGATAATATTCAAAATATAGACAGTCTCTTAACAAGCAATGCTCAAAATATGCAAGCAGCGCAGAAAAAACTGCTGTTAGATTTAAGAACTTTAGATGTCGCCCTAGATAATATAGAGGGCTTAACTCTAGGGACAAAACTCGCCGACAGAGAACAATTATTAATCCTAGTTAGTGATAATAATTTCAATTCTATCCAGCGCACACAATTTTTAGCCTTTAAGCTCAAATTTGCTTCACCACTTATGAGATTATTCCGCCGGATTCTTCCACAAAATTAATCATTAGTGAGAGATAGCTAATCTCTTGAATACGGTGGTCAAATTTTCGTATGGAGGTATTTTCAGTAGATTTACTATAGTGCTGATTCTCCTAGATTGAGTTTTATTAGGGATTGCGTGAATTTGCTCATATCTTTTATTTAATTGATATGTTACATAATATTTAAGGAATTTTGCATAACTATCAGTAAAATTCTATGCCAGATTTAAACTGCTTTTTGTTTAAGCTATGACGCTTTTAAATTACACAATTATACCAATTTTGGATTTGGAATGTTGGGTTTTGGATTAAAAGTCTAGATTTCTAGCCTATTCCAGAATCTTGAAACAATACTACCTATCTAAATTGGGTATTATTTATGAGGTGTGTTTAGCCTAACGAGTGCAGTAGTGACTTTCTCATATAAAGCAACGGAAAGCAGCTATCTCACTATTAATAGTTAGCAATTAACAGCCACAGTAAAAATGTGTAAAGACTCGATTCGTTAGAGCTTATTTTCAAATTAACTGATTGAATATATCAGGTTAACAAAATCTGAAATCTTAAAGTTAATGAATCCCCAAAATCACCATTATTTGATAGCGTCAAGTTTCCAAATATGGTCAACTCCAAGCCAGAGCCAGATATTTATATTGGAAAATTTTTAAACAATCGCTATTTAATAATAGACTTGATTGGCAAAGGCGGTATGGGACGCGTTTATTTAGCTGAGGATACAGCTAAAGGTGGAAAACAAGTCGCATTAAAAATCCTCACATTCAATTTAGCGACTCAAAATTTGTCTCAACGCTTTGGTAGAGAAATTTTCATTGGCGCGCAATTAGGACGCAAAAGTAAACATATTGTCCGTGTCTTGAGTTACGGTGTGATTGAGCATAGAAATCCATTTTATGTCATGGAGTACCTTCAAGGTAAAAACCTCAAGCAACTCCTCAAAACTCAGCCGTTAACAACCGGAAAATTTCTAGATATTTGTCATCAGATTTGTTTAGGCTTAGAATGCGCCCATCAAGGTATTACCTTCAAAGGCGAGATTTATCCTGTTTTACATAGAGACATTAAGCCAGAAAACATATTTATTACTAAAGATAGTCAACAAAATGAGATTGTTAAAATTTTGGATTTTGGTATTGCTAAATTTTTAACAGAACGTAGTGGGATGACTCTAACCGATTCTTTTATCGGGAGTTTACCTTACTGTTCCCCAGAACATATGGAGGGACGCAAATTATTAGATGTCCGTTCTGATATTTATAGTTTGGGAGTGTTAATGTTTGAAATGTTAACTTCCAAACATCCCTTTCAACCACAAAGTAATTCTTTTGGCAGTTGGTATCAAGCTCATAGATTGCAAATACCGCCCACCTTTGGAGAAATCGATCCCCAATTAAAAATACATCCAGAATTACAAGATTTAGTAATTAAGTGTTTAGCGAAAGAACCAGGCGATCGCCCCCAAAATATTCAAGAAATTCTGCAAGTTTTAGAGCGAGTTAAAAACAAAATTGCCGCTAATATTGATAATAGTGACGTGTGGGAAAGTTTGCCCACAGTGCAGCTAATTCCTGTCACCTCTGTTTCTGAAAAGGAATGCTTAAAAAAAACCTGGCCAAAAAATAAACCCATTAAAGCCATTGGTTTTCCTCACTTGTTACCTACAAGCCAAGGTATTATTCCTACATATTGGGCTATGCTCCCCAAGCAGGAAATCGACCAATTCATCAATAGAAGTCACAGCACTGAATTTATTCATAAAGTGACCCTATACCCGATGATATTATGGGTAGCTGTGCTGTACGATGCTCAACTATCACTAATTCGGTGGCTATCATCTTTCATTGATTTGAGAGACAATAGAGGTCAAAAAATTATCCAATTGTTGGCAGATACAGGATACTATCACTTATTATTTTTTGCCCTAGAAGACCCACATAACTGCGCCCAAGTGATGACACTAACCCTGACTGCTAAACAAAGACAACAACTAGTAGACTGGTTAAATCTCACACAAAAATCTCCAGCGACAGTATCGACTACGCCAGAAGAAGCCAAAGCTAATCTGAAGGGAGAATTTGAAAAAATTAAGCTAGAAATTATGCAAAATCTAGCTAATAATAAACAACTTGATAAATTTGATTTAAAGAATTGGTTATCACAGTTAATCGAAAATTTCATGCAGTTATTCAAAAACAAAAACAACTAATAATTTCCTATGTAAGTTTTAAATTTTATGGCAATGTTAGAGGTTATATAAAGTGAATCCAAGTGCGTTTGCATCAGAACAAAATGCAGGACTAATTGCCAATCGCTACCAATTAAAAAAAATGATTGGAATTGGCGGTATGGGTGAAGTTTTTTTAGCAACTGATATGCTACTAGGAGGA contains:
- a CDS encoding esterase-like activity of phytase family protein; translation: MQFLKQIRRLPKIIYLFIALAIALVISGLFLINLESDVIEISSIEFIGEATLPKGLSFQKTPVGGLSGITYDPKTDLYYAISDDRGQKAPARFYTFKIDLNQGRLQDNSVKTVGVTTLLNNQNQPFASGTTDTEGIAVTQDETVYISSEGDVEQSIPPFIQEFDLATGKVQRSLPIPTKFLPNKKSQQGIRNNLAFESLTITPNNKYLFTATENALIQDGVIAAPNIGTPCRILQYNLANGQPQQEFLYQTEPVTSFFNPTGRFVSGLPDLLALDNHNHFLSIERSFTGLGFTVFLFQVSLTTADNIQNIDSLLTSNAQNMQAAQKKLLLDLRTLDVALDNIEGLTLGTKLADREQLLILVSDNNFNSIQRTQFLAFKLKFASPLMRLFRRILPQN
- a CDS encoding serine/threonine-protein kinase, with protein sequence MVNSKPEPDIYIGKFLNNRYLIIDLIGKGGMGRVYLAEDTAKGGKQVALKILTFNLATQNLSQRFGREIFIGAQLGRKSKHIVRVLSYGVIEHRNPFYVMEYLQGKNLKQLLKTQPLTTGKFLDICHQICLGLECAHQGITFKGEIYPVLHRDIKPENIFITKDSQQNEIVKILDFGIAKFLTERSGMTLTDSFIGSLPYCSPEHMEGRKLLDVRSDIYSLGVLMFEMLTSKHPFQPQSNSFGSWYQAHRLQIPPTFGEIDPQLKIHPELQDLVIKCLAKEPGDRPQNIQEILQVLERVKNKIAANIDNSDVWESLPTVQLIPVTSVSEKECLKKTWPKNKPIKAIGFPHLLPTSQGIIPTYWAMLPKQEIDQFINRSHSTEFIHKVTLYPMILWVAVLYDAQLSLIRWLSSFIDLRDNRGQKIIQLLADTGYYHLLFFALEDPHNCAQVMTLTLTAKQRQQLVDWLNLTQKSPATVSTTPEEAKANLKGEFEKIKLEIMQNLANNKQLDKFDLKNWLSQLIENFMQLFKNKNN